GCACGAAGTAGCCAACAGTGGCTTGCCCGCCGAGGAAATCAGAAAGGCAGAGGAAGCTTTGCAAGTAAAGTTTCCTGAAGTTTTAGTTGATTTTTACCTCCAATTGGGCAACCACCCTGTGTATAAAAACCGGGGATGTTACGAATACAATATCAGGAGCTTATCGAGTTTGTATCCAGCAGATGAAGACGGCTATCTGACGTTGTTTAGCGAGGGGGGAGGTTATGACTCAGTGTGGGAGTGTGTTAGGGTAGAGGAGTTGGGCAAGGCTGAACCCATCGCGGAGTTTTGGGTGGTAGACAGTGTCTACGATCGTCACCCTTTGTTGGAAGGTTTGCAAAATGTAACCTTTGCCAATCTCACTGCTCCTCATCACCTCAAAAAAGCCCATTATGCCAACGTCACCCAAGTAGCCAATTTTACGGCTGGTTTGCCAGAGGTAATTCCTGGGGAGTTATTCATTACGCCTGAACTGTATGTGCAAACGGATCAAGTAGCCGAAACAGACAAGTTTAATGTAATCGTAGGGGCAAGCACGCCACAAACATTACTTTCTTTTATCACCCACTCCAGCCGGCAAAAGCACCAGACATTGCTCCATAATCTTTGGTTAAACATTGAACCAGAAGATGCATTTGAGGTGGAGTTACTTGGTCAGTTTTCTGAACAACAGCTGGAAAAGCTATACTATAACAGTCGCCAGGTATCGGTAAAAGAGTTAAGGGAACTATTGGACAAAGAAAACAAAGCCACGTAAAACAAACCCAAAATAGCATTCACTTGTTCATAATAGACATACTTAAAACGAAAAAAATGTATTACAATGTGAGCATTTCTATAAGTAGAGCAAGCCTTTTTTAGTTTTGGTATCTTCAGATAAATTAATTAGATTTACTTGGTACCTGGAGTAGGAGCGAATGTTCGTAAAGTGTAACATTATGTAGACCACCCATGCCAATGCTCTTTAAGAGTATGTTAAGAATGATGACTTTTATACTAAGATGAAAGTGATTTTAGGATTTACAGGATTAGCTGAAGCTGAGCTCAGCACAGCAAAGCTGTAGCTTCGGTTGATTAATGTTGGTATTCAGGCAATTAGTCAAAATCCATCCTCAAAACCATTTTTGTTTAAGTATAAGCATATTCTAAAAACATTTTTTCAATATATACACACCATTGCCCTGTGATAAAGGCTGATACTTTAGAGTTTATACCATTGCCTGCCCTTTTACTGGATGTAACCAGTCGGCAAATTTTGGCAGTCAACGACGGTTTTAGCCGATTGTTATCAGTCAATCGCTCGGCTGTTGTGGGTAAAAAACTCATAGCACTCTCACAGTGGGACACTCAACAAACCCTGGACAGGTATGTCACTGAAGCCACCACCCAATCAGAAAGTAAATACTACCACGAAACAGTGTGGCAGATGGCGGATGGCTCACCCAAACACCTGCGCCTTGACTGTAACATTACTTCTGTGTCGCCCAATGCCCAGGTAATGCTCACTTTTTTGGACATTGATCGAGAAAAGCAACTGGAAGCACAACTTGCCCGACAAACGAAGGTAAGACAACAGGTTTTTGAGAATTCACCCATCCCCAAGTTTTTGCTCAGCCTGGACAATAAAGTATTAAAAGCCAATCGTGCGTTTTGTTTAATGCTTGGCTACCACCCAGAGGAGGTTTGCCAAAAAAGTTTGCCTGATATTATCAATCCTGACGACTTGCCCTCTTTCGTATTGTATCAAACAAAAGTGGCGAACAAGCAGCTGGGGCATTTTGAGCTTGAAAAACGGTTTTTGCATAAAACAGGTGTAGAGGTTTTTACTTCAGCCCACACCTCTCTTTTATACGATGATGCCTTACAAACAGAGTGTTTTTATGTACAAGCCATTAACACTCAGGCACGCAAAGAAGCCGAATTTGAACGTGAAAGGTTTCGTAGTATTCTCAACCAAGCAGGCGAATCTATCATAATAGCCGATGCTCAAAGTGGGGCTATCATTGACTTTAATCATACTGCTTGCCGTAGTTTGGGGTATTCACAGGCTGAGCTTAAACAATTATCAGTAAATGATGTAATCAAAGAAGACCGGGTAGCGCTCAGGCAGC
This portion of the Microscilla marina ATCC 23134 genome encodes:
- a CDS encoding SMI1/KNR4 family protein, giving the protein MNNPHVQEIIKVIQAFGHEVANSGLPAEEIRKAEEALQVKFPEVLVDFYLQLGNHPVYKNRGCYEYNIRSLSSLYPADEDGYLTLFSEGGGYDSVWECVRVEELGKAEPIAEFWVVDSVYDRHPLLEGLQNVTFANLTAPHHLKKAHYANVTQVANFTAGLPEVIPGELFITPELYVQTDQVAETDKFNVIVGASTPQTLLSFITHSSRQKHQTLLHNLWLNIEPEDAFEVELLGQFSEQQLEKLYYNSRQVSVKELRELLDKENKAT